A segment of the Sphingobacterium oryzagri genome:
GTCAACGGACCTGTTAAATTTATTTTTTAAATTTTCGTCGCAAGTCAGTAGCGCTATCGCAATTGGCTTTATGTCCATGTTAAGTATTTATGGGGTGTGGAACGCCTATACGATACAAGTAAAGGAACTAACCATTCCGGTAGTGGGATTGAAAAGAGAAATAAGGGCTGTGCATATTACCGACGCTCATTTGGGTAATTTTAGAGGAAAAGATGAGGTGGAGAAGATTGTACGAAAAATTAAGGAACTCCATCCTGAAATTGTTTTCAATACAGGTGATATGTTCGACAGCAAATCTCATTTTACTGACGGCAATGATGTATTAGAGGCCTTTCGCTCCCTGAACGCTCCACACTACTTCGTGTACGGTAATCATGATGAACAGGTCGGAATAGAGGAGGTTATAAAACAGATGAAAAGTGCAAATGCGATCGTTCTCCAAAACGAAATCAGCTTCTTTGGCGAATTGCAGATCATAGGACTCAACAATATGCTCGCAGATCGTCATACGTTTGATATACACAGCACCGCGGCATCGGAAACTATAGCCGACGTAATGCATGAGCTGGAGATAAAGCAAGATGCGCCGACCATCGTCCTTCACCATCGGCCAGACGGCGTTAAATATATGCAGCAAAAGGATGTCGATTTGTTACTGGCAGGCCATACACACGGAGGACAGTTATTCCCATTTACGTTTATCGCAAAACTCATGTTCGGCTACAACAATGGACTCTACCGAAATGGAACAATGCAAATTTATGTATCCGAGGGGACGGGAACGATCTTCACGCCAATTCGTTTGGGTACGAAAAGCGAATTAACATTGTTAAAACTGATTCCGAAGATATAAAGCTAGTCAATCACTTGTCATATGGTAGTTATCGATCATTCGTTTTAAACACAGAAACTAAACGCCAGCCCGAAGACCAACAATTCAGTTTCCATAGTAGACCATTATTCGTGACTACCAAGTATTAGCATATTTCAGCTGGTCCCTGCGCAAAAGCTATGCAGGCCAATAATAACCAGCAACCCTACCCACGCCCATCAGGATATACGGTCTTAGGATAGGTCGTGTATCCCTGTTCTCCTCCGCCATAATACGTACTGCGATCAGCTGTTGCGAGTGGCAGATCATGTTTGAAGCGCTCCACCAAATCAGGATTAGCGATAAACGGTTCGCCAAAAGAAACTAGATCCGCCGTCCCCTTCTGTAAGATCTCATTGGCCGTGGTCTTGGAAAATCCAAGATTAGCCATTATTCTTCCAGTATAATGAGCCTGGAAATGAGCAAAATAGTCCTCCTGTAACGCTGCTACTGGCGAGCCGCTAAGATCTTCCGAAGGGCCAACAATATGCACATAGGCCAAATCATAATCGTTAAGTCTGTCCAATATGTATTTGAACAAAGGAATGGTTTCTTCATCGGGCTTTACGATTCCGACATGACTAAGCATCACTGGGGTGAACTTAATCGCCACCCGCTTGCTATCCCAAACTTCCATAATACTGTTCAGTATGTCAAACACAATACGGGCACGCTTTTCGATGCTTCCACCGTAATCATCAGTACGTCTGTTGGCAGCTATACTCAAAAACTGCGGAATAAGCATTCCTGCCTGAGCATGAATCTCCACGCCGTCAAAACCAGCATCCCTGGCATGTCGTGCAGCCTGCTTATAATCACGGATTGTTTGTTTTATCTCTGCTAGGGACATCGCTCTCGGCACAGGAGACGCTTTGAAGCCATCGGGTGTAAAAGATTGCGTTTGCAAATCAATGGCAGAAGGCCCAACAGGAAGTTCGCCGTTAAGCAGTTCCGGATGGGAAGCACCGCCAATATGCCCTAACTGCGAAAAGATCAGTCCGCCCTTTTCATGAACGGCACTCGTTACCAATTTCCATCCTTCCACCTGTTCTACAGTGTAAATACCCGGCACATTTATAAACCCGATAGATTGCGCATTCACCCAGGTGCCTTCTGCTAAGATCAACCCGGCAGACGCACGCTGCGCATAATATTCAGCCATTAACGGTGTCGGAATTAGTTCTGGGTTATTAGCGCGGGCCCGGGTCAGTGAGGCCATTACTACCCTATTTTTCAATGTTAGCTCTCCCAACTTGTATTCTTCCAGGAGTAATTGCTTATTTGGATCTGTTGCGTTCATTTATTCCGTTTTTTTATAGCGACAAATCTCCATCATTCACACCTCGCTATCAATATGGGTGAAAAGAATAGCATAGGGATAAATTTATCCCTATGCGCAATTGGTAGTACCTTTCGTTTCTCTTATTTTAAAATAGCTATTTTTGTAAAAAGAGTTGGTATGTACGAAAGAAAGATTCCTTTGACCATTGATTGCGGTCTACACCTCACCAAAGAAGTATTAAACGGAAAATGGAAACCACCCCTGTTGAATGCCATCTCCATGGACGTCAAGCGACCGAGTGCAATGCTTCGTCTATTACCAGAGGCAACGCGCCGCGTACTGACCGTGCAGTTAAATGAAATGGAAGCGCATGGGCTTATCAGCAAGAAAATCTATCCACAGCTACCTCCTAAAGTAGAGTACGCCCTGACTGACCTAGGATGGTCGCTGATGCCCATCATTGATGCCATGAATGTGTGGGGCGATCAGAACCGCTCGTTTTTAGAAGAGGCAATTAAGCAAGACCCCAAGATTAGGGAAACCTCTAAGTCTGCCTGCGAACTACATCGAATGGAACAGGTACAAAAAAAGGCATAGCCTATTTGTTAGAACAGCAGAAAACCATACAATCAAAGTCAAACTTCAAACCTTGCACATGTAATCTATAATTTCCTAGTGACATCTGAAGACAGCAAGTCATCCACGCTCACGCCGAAATAAGCAGACATCCTCAACAACAACTCAATTGGTGGTTCTGCCAACCCATACTCATATTTCGAGTAACGCGCACGCGTAATGCCCAAAGCATCCGCTAAGCTCTTCTGTGACAGCCCCTTCCTCGACCGGAGATGTTTTATATTCTCTACCCAATACAACATTGCACCAAAATTGAACAACAATAATACTAATATTTTTAGTATTATAACATAGCTTTGTAGAAATTTTACAAAGGAGGTCAAGATGGAAAGGGCGATAGTGCATATGGATCTGGATACATTTTTTGTATCCTGTGAGCGGCTGAACAACAGCAAACTTAGCGGTGTACCGGTTATTATCGGCGGTGGCGAGCGCGGCGTTGTCGCCTCCTGCTCCTACGAAGCGCGCTATTATGGGGTACGTTCAGCCATGCCCATCAAGATGGCACTGAAGCTTTGTCCTGAGGCCAAAGTTATCAAGGGCGATATGGAGATGTACTCCAAACTCTCTCGTACAGTCACCGAGATCATCGAAGAAAAAGCCCCCGTTGTTGAAAAGGCAAGCATCGATGAGCACTACCTCGACATCACCGGCATGGACAAATTTTTTGGCGCCTACCAATGGACAGAAGAATTGTCTACCGCGATCACCAAGCACACCGGCCTGCCCATCAGCTTCGCGCTTTCAGTCAATAAGACCGTCGCCAAAATCGGCACGGGGGAAGCTAAGCCGAAAGGCAAAAAAGAAATCCAACAAATGGGCGTCCGCTCCTTCCTCAATCCACTTTCCATCAAAAAAATTCCCATGCTGGGCGATGCCACCTTTCAGCTGTTATCACGCATCGGCATCCGGCAGATATATACCTTGGCCGAGATGCCCGTAGAAGTACTCCAGCAGATGATCGGCAAGAACGGGAGGGAGATTTGGAAGAAAGCAAACGGCATAGATCACTCCCCTGTTGAACCTTATTCCGAACGCAAGTCTATCTCCACCGAGCACACCTTCGGCATGGACACGATCGATATCCCAAAACTCCGCGGACTGATTACCGGCATGGTCGAGAAATTGGCTTACCAGCTGCGCGCCGAGCAGTGGCTCACCTCCACCGTCGTGCTCAAAATCCGTTACTCTAATTTTGACACCGAGACCAAGCAATGCCGCGTATCCTATACCTCAGCAGACCATACGCTTTCGCAAACCGTCATGGAGCTGTTCGATAAGCTCTACAACCGCCGAATGCGCATCCGCTTGATCGGCGTACGGTTTACCAACTTGGTACGTGGCAGCCTGCAGATCAATATTTTTGAAGACACCCAGGAAATGGTTTCCCTTTATCAAGCAATGGACAAGATCAAAAACCGCTTTGGAGCAGATAAAGTGGGCCGCGCGTCAGGATTTCGGTTTGAAAACAAGAAAAACCGATAAGGCATGTACCTCAACTGTCACTCCTTTCACAGTCTGCGATATGGTACGATAGCGATCGAAACGCTGGTCAAGCAAGCACGCGCGCTCCACATTACCGCCTTGGCACTGACAGATATCAATACAGTAACAGGCATATACGACTTTACCAAGGCATGCTTGGCCGAAGGAATCAAACCTGTCGTGGGCATGGAAATACGCGAAGAAAACAGGTTGCTTTACATCACTCTTGCTAAAAAGCAATCCGGGATTGGTGAAATCTGCCGGTTATTGACGGACCGTAACGTAGAGAATATATCGCTACCGCAGGTTGCGCCCACATTCCAAGAGGTCTTCACAATCTACCCCCTTTCCAATGTCCCCGAGCACCTTAAGGAAAACGAATACATCGGTATCCGGCCTGAACAGATAAGCCATCTTATCCGCGAACAGTGGAGATCCTATATTTCCCGCATGGTGATCTTAAGTCCAGTTACCGTATCGGACAAGGTGGAGCACAATTTGCACCGCATCCTTCGCGCAGTCGATCTGAACGTTATCCTTTCCAGGCTTGGCGAGGATGACACCTGCCAGCCAGAGGAAACCTTGCTCCCTCTCGACAAGCTGCTAGAAAGCTATCAAGACTACCCGCAAATCATTGCCAATACGCGCAAGGTGATCGAACAATGTAATTTTGAGTACGACTTTGGCACGCCACGAAACAAAAAGCATTACACCGAAAATCGGCAAAGCGATATCAAACTGCTCAGCAGCTTGGCCTATGCAGGACTCCATAGACGCTACGGCGATAAGCATACCGCAGCACGGGCGCGCGTAGAAAAAGAGCTGAAAGTGATCGATGAGCTTGGCTTCAGCGGCTATTTCCTGATCACCTGGGATATTGTGCGCTACAGCAACAGTATGGGCTTTATGCATATTGGCAGAGGAAGTGGGGCAAACAGCATCATCGCCTATTGTCTGGGCATAACCGATATCTGCCCATTGGAACTAGATCTCTATTTTGAGCGCTTCCTGAACCTCAACCGCAAAACGCCGCCCGATTTTGACATCGATTGGAGCTGGCAGGAGCGCGATACTATCCTGCAATATATCTTCGATCGCTACGGAAGAGATCATGTCGCCTTTTGCGGCACCAATGTCGAGTTTAAGTATCGTTCCATATTCAGGGAAGTGGGAAAAGTCTTCGGGCTGCCAAAAGAAGAACTGGATGCCTTAGCCACGCGCTCAGCGGAGCGCGATGATGACAGTCAGCTCGTTCGCCTGGTGATGAAGTATGGCAAGATGCTCGAGAAATATCCCAACCAGCGGAGTATGCATTCTTGCGGCATCCTGATCGCTGAAGAGCCGATCACCAATTTCACCGCATTGGAGATGCCGCCAAAAGGCTTCCCGATCGTGCAATTCGATATGCATATTGCCGAAGACATCGGCTTTGAAAAATTTGACATCCTTAGCCAGCGCGGTATCGGCAGCATCAACGATACCGTCAAGCTCATCAAGAAAAACAAACAGATCAATGTTGATATCCGCGATACCACGATCTCAAAGAACGAAGGGCGCTGCAACGATATGCTCAGCCGTGGTAAAACAATCGGCTGCTTTTACATCGAGTCGCCGGCGATGCGCGGGCTACTCCGCAGGCTAAAATGTGAGGACTACAAGACTCTTGTAGCCGCATCATCGATCATCCGGCCGGGTGTGGCACAATCCGGCATGATGAAAGAGTACATCTTCCGGCACAATCACCCCGATCAGTTCGAATACTTCCATGAAGTATTTGAGGAACATTTGGGCGACACCTACGGTATTATGGTCTATCAGGAAGACGTCATCAAGATAGCGATACATTTTGGTGGCCTTTCTGCCGCCGACGGTGATGTACTGCGCCGCGCCATGAGTGGCAAAGGCCGTTCACTCGCTGCGCTACAAAAAGTAAAGGATAACTTCTTTGCTTCCTGCAACAAGCAAGGTCATCCCGAAGAGCTCAGCCGCGAAGTCTACCGCCAGATTGAATCCTTTGCCGGCTATTCCTTTTGCAAGGCACATTCCGCGTCCTATGCTGTGGAGAGTTACCAAAGTCTCTATCTCAAGTCCTATTACCCCATCGAGTTTATGGTGGCGGTCATTAATAATCAAGGTGGCTTCTACCGCACGGAAGTGTATGTGCATGAAGCGCGCATGTCAGGCGCCAATATCCTTACGCCTTGCATCAACAAAAGCGAATACGAAACAACGGTTTACGGCCAAGACATCTATTTAGGATTCATGCTCCTACAAAGCCTAGAAGCCAAGATCGGCACACTTATTCCGGAAGAGCGTAAAAAGAATGGCGATTACAAAACGCTGGAAGATTTTGTGTGTCGCATTCAAATTGGTATCGAAGGTCTGCAAATCCTGATCTTTATCGGTGCCTTTCGATTTACCGGCAAGAGCAAGAGTGAGCTATTGGTACAGGCTCGCCTGCTGCTCATCAACTTTAAGCCAGAAGATCGAAACGGACTACTGATTGAAGAGCCGGCAAAGGAATACAAGCTGCCGAAGCTCGACCGATCTGTATTCGAAGACGCTTTTGATGAAATCGAACTGCTGAGTTTTCCCGTTTCCTGCACACCATTCGACTTGCTAGAAACCAAATACCGTGGCCACGTTATGGCTAAGGATCTCAAGAACCACCATAAGCGACAGGTCAAGATGTTGGCCTATCTCATTTCGCGTAAACACGTACCCACGAAACGTGGCACGATGTTCTTCGGAACCTGGATCGATGCGAATGGAGATTATTTCGACACCGCCCACTTCCCGAATAGCCTAGAACACTCTCCTTTTCTTGGCGGAGGCTGCTATCTGCTGCTTGGTACCGTCGAAGTCGACTACCATTTCCCAACAATCACTATCCACAAGATGGCCAAGATGCCCTTTATCCCCGATCCGCGTTATTCCCATGAAAACAGCAAAGCTTACCACGCGCACCGTCAGATTAAAGAGGATGTTAGCATGACAAACAGAGCGCCTTATCCACTGGAGAGTGAGATAGCACTACCGCGAAAGAGGATCTAATTAAAATTTACAAAAAAAACAGCTGTTACAATTTGTTTTCCACGATAAAATACACAATTAAAAATCAAAAAATAAACGTCCGGAATTGACTACATCTACAAATCAAAACGGTTAGATTGCAAATCTCCAGCAGCTAAACCTGAGTATCTATTAATCGAAAGATTATGTCAAACTTGTAAATTTGTTCAAAGCGAATTAGTAACAAACAATTTATTCGCTCTTGCAGCCAACGATATTGATTTTCAATCAAGTGCTTATCGCACCAAAGAATAATTGATGATGTTCGCTCGTTGAAGCTATATTACGTATATTTAAAAACAAAGTTTTAAGAACAGATACATTACTGCTTATGGAATCCAATCAAAACCTTAACGAAGAACTTGAAAATTACTTCAACAACACGATTATTCCCCAGCTTTTCGTTGATGCACAACTTATACTGCGAAAATTTACTCCCCCGGCGATGACACAGTTCTCTTTAGATCCGGATTTCATTGGTAAACCCATTCAACAGATAAAGGATCATTTTCGCTTTCCTACATTAATAGACAATATTAAAATGGTGATACAATCGGGTGAGATTCTAGAGAAAGAGATACAGACAAACGATTTTGAGTGGTACCAAATGAACATTTTACCTTACTATGTGCGCAGGGAAAACCGAACAAATGGGGTGATTGTAACTTTTGTAAATATCACGAGCCGCATACGTGACCTTAGAGAGCAGGAAAACATGGTTGCAGAATATCAAATGCTGTTGGACACAATAGCTCACGATATAAAAAACCCAATTTCAGCATTACAACTTAGTCTTCAGGCACTCGAGCAACAATCAGGTAGTACGGGTAGAGAAACCCTATTATTGAAAAATATGTTCGGTAGCATCACGGCTATCAAAAAAGTTGTTGAAGACCTCACCTTAGAACATTGGAACAGGGATGGTAAACAATCAAATGAGGAGCTTTTAGATTTAGGAAATATATTGGAAGATGTTAGGTTGGCGCTTGCACCACAGATTATGGAATCAGGCGCTTTTATACGTCAGAGATTAGATGCTGTAGAAGTTAAGTTTGTGCGTCGAAAATTACGAAGTGTACTCTATAATCTTTTAGCTAATGCGATCAACTATACCGCTACCGATGTCAGACCCGAAATAGAGATAAGTTCCTATTCAACGGACAGCCTTTTTATAATTGTTATTTCCGACAACGGTATTGGGATTAGCCAAAAAGACCAAGGGTCTATTTTCGAAAAATTTCAGCGATTAAATCCAGAAAAGGAAGGTAGCGGCGTAGGGCTTTATTTGGTAAATGGCATCATTATGAGTGCAGGTGGCAAAATACATCTTGAAAGTGCCCCTGGGAAAGGATCCGTCTTCAAAATATGTTTGAAGCAACAACAGGCAGTGCACTAAATTAGCGAACAATGCTCTTTATCGTCCAATTATCACTCTGATACCACTCTAAGCTCCCCAAATCTTTTATTTAATACAGAATGTGTCGTGTACATCCTGATTAATGAATTAAATCTTTTATGTAATGTTCGCGAACAATTATTTATGATATGCCTTCTTAACGAGATACATGTATACTAAGATTTATGCAGCCTCCTAAATAGGTAGATAATGGCGATGCATTACTTAGTCGGAGTTGTTACATATATTTTGCTAAAGATTACATATCCCCATGTTCTATGCAAACGTATTTCTAAAATTCTCGGTCTGGTTGCCCTTAGGATCATTAATATATGGGTTGAGAACTATATGTACGATAAGAAATACTCTCGTCAGCAGACTCCGTACAGGATAATTGCGATGGGGGCTTCGCGGCTCCACGGCTGTTATGACGTATCACCATTAGAGAAACAAACAGTACTTCTTGCGCTTAAAACATGTTTTGACAAACACTTAGCACTGATACTTTAACGATTAGAACTGGATTTGCCACTTCGGGTTTAGAGATTCTTCAAATGAACTCTGGCCACTACTTACGCTATAACTACAGTTCTCTACTCGTCACTAATTTTATTGAAGCAGTACGCCACTCGGTTATGGTACTGCAGGGAAATACCAGTTGCTTGACAAAGCGGAAAAATATATTTCCATTTCCGTGGCCAATTCAAAGACTGATACCATTATTTTTTCTTTTTAACGGGAACATTTGCCGCATTATCCTTAAGCGGCGTGTCTTTTTCTTTCTGATAAGATGATTGCTTCTTATCCTTTGTACTCTTTTCTTTTTTTGGGTCTTTACTCATGATAAGATATATTGGGATTAAATTATTAAACAGATTGCCGTTTGTCGATAAACGCCCTACATTATAATAGGTGTCAATATGTGTAGCGTATACCAGATATTTAATTTGCAATAGCTGGATTGATGACGTATTAAAATATAGTTTGCTGTTCTGTTCCGATACAGACTGCACGACGGTTCTTTCTATTACACTACCTTTAAAATCAAGAAACGCACGAAGAATTCCTCCAGTCTATTTTGTCGGATGGAAATAACCCTGCATTGCCAACTCAATGGAATAAACCGTTGGTTTGGGTAATGACGAGTATGATGTCGGCACACAATCAATTCCGAATAGCTTTATAGTTTCGTCCACTTTTTTCAATGCATCGACCTCCTTCTGATCGTCCTCGTACATAAAACCTTGGCAGCGACCAATGTTGCAACCATTTTTATATTTCAGGATATTCTCCTTTATAGTCGAGATTGCATACCTAACTGAGCGTGCAACGGCTTTCACAATTTCCAGTCCGTGCTTATAGGTGATCCTAGTGAGGAGTATCAAAAACAACGTTGAGATGTGCCGCAGTAGTACTCGTGGGGCTGAACCCCAAACTATTTTCGTCGACCACGAAAAGATGACTTCCTGTTCCTAAAGTTAAGCGCAGCACTCAATCCGTCTATCCCCGCTCCCACGATGAGCAAATCATAACTCGCCCCCGATGGCACTGGTTGCCAACGCCCTATCGATAGCCTGTCAAATACTTCTATTCTTTCCGTCTCTTTGCATCATTTGTAAGTTATCAGCATTACACTATTCTGTATTTAAGACACTTAATTGCGTATATATCGACACAAACTAGGTCGCGCTTTTCATGACGGAACCAACATGTGCTGCAATAACCCATAAAACCGCACCGATTGCTGCGATTCTATGGTTCACTTTGCGTTATCCGCTATTTCTTTTTCGATCTTGGATTCGGTCCGGCCTTTTTTTCCATATCTTTTAGGGTCTTATCTTTAAATTCAACGAAAGCATCCGCAAGCTTTTGCAGTTCGGGATCAAGTCCCGGGGCAAACTCTTCGGGACGTTCCGGTGCAGGCTGAATCGGATACGACTCTTTGGGCTCCTTAAGTGTCACAAGTTCTGTCCCATCGTTGGCCGGCGCGCTACCCCTGAATATCTTTTCCATTTGGGAGCCGTCCAACCTAAATGTATACTGTTCCCGATTAATTCCGGCCTCAACCAGCTTAGCAACCTCTGGGTACTGCGATGAATCAAACTTGGGAATCGGCAGCACTTTCGCCCAATCTACTCCTAATGTTTCCAATGCCTTGGCAAAGGCCATTTCGTGTGCTTCATCGCGGGCAATCAAAAAGGCGACCGTTGCTCGCAGGGTTTTGTTGGATGACATTTGATAGATCCTACACTTTTGAAGTCTACCTGTAGATTCCAAGACAAGGTTGTCCATAAGATCAAGCACAAGGTTCCCGTGATTGTGCACATAAGAACCACTCCATGGATTACCTGCAGCATCTACGGGCAACGCTCCCTGTGCGCCATGGATGAAATGGTGGGGATTGGGAGCATTCCTCGCAATATCCATTGTAGTCTCTCCGTCTTTACCGGGCGCATCAAATTTGCCACCGTGGTATTCGGGAGCTCCATCTAGCAGACGAGAAATCGTTTTGGTAATCAGCTCGACGTGACTAATTTCTTCGATGCCGATCCCCTGTATTAAATCTAGGTAGGGTATACCGTCTCCGCGAAAATTAAAGCTTTGGAAAAGGTATTGCATCATGGTGCGCATCTCGCCAAATTGTCCCCCCAACCCCTCTTGGAGGATATTGGCAGCCGACGGATCTGGTTGGTCATCGACAATGGGATTTATTAAACTCTGTACATGGTAGAACATAACATTTTTTTTAAAATTTGTATATTTTTTTTATGGTATAGGTATTCTAGATCCTAGCGGTCATATCTATTGTTACTATTTCATTTCCGATTTAATGGTATTGATAAATTCCAAGTGGTGGAGCACGGTAGGCAAGGTTTTCTGCGCAAAACCTTTTAGTTTTTCATCTTGCACGCCATCACGTGCCTTCTCGAGTAGATCCCTAGTTTTTTCATGCCCTTCTATCATAGCCTCCGCATAAGAACGGTCAAATTCTATCCCCTTCTTGCTGCGCAATGCAGTCAACTTAGCGGTATGCGCAGCGTCGAGTTCATCGGGGACTGTAATATTATTCGATGAAGCGATTGCGCTCAGTTCGCTATTTGCCTTGCCATGGTCCTTGACCATCATGTCAGCGAATTCCTTTATACGTGCATCCTCTGACACCTCAAGTGCCAGCTTACCAAAGATAACTTCTGCCATTCCGCTTTGAGCAGCAGCCCGGACAAACGCAGTGTCAGAAATCAATGTATCAGAATTTAAACTGTGGCCATCTGCCGGCAGAAGCGCCTCTTTAGGTTCGTTAATCGAATCGGAATCACCTTCTACTTTGTGTGAATTGTTGCCACAGCTGCTTAGGCCAATCAATACCGCTGCAACCAAAGTGTATATACTGTTTCTCATTACTTTATATATTTATATGCTTATATGTTTTGAAGTCGAACGGAGTAGTCCAACTATAGTTCTCGTAATCAAACAAATGCAATAAATGCTTGTAATAAAAAGTTAATAAAGCAATAAGTATCGAGCTTCTACTGCGCTGAACAGCATAAAATAACTTTTAAATTTATTTTTATTTAAATACTCTCAGCAGTGTTCGATCTCGCCCAACATTACTTTTTGCATAATGACAACAGATAAACATTATCCAAGCTACCTTCAGTTTTGTAGCACCGCTGGCACTGAATTTTACGACGAAAAAAGCATAATCGTCCGAAATGTGGTAAGCAAACAAAACTTTCGACTATTAGTATACGAGACAAGGTCGATCATCGGAGAATCGTCTAGCCAGCTGAGCGAATTTCCACGCGGCAAGGAAATGATGGTTAAACGAATACATTCTGATAGCATTTGATCACTCCATTAGACACCGTCGGTATTAGCAAGATGATGATTCCTGTATATGTACGTGATTTTAAATGGATTTAAACCATAAATGGAGGTTTGCTTTATGTGTCACACCATCCATTCCTCGCAAACATGTGCTACGAACGCGGGCAGACTACTTGCTGAAGATGTATTTATCTCAGCCAAAAACCGCAGCTTCTTGCATGGTATAATAACCTGATATCAAGCACGATATTTGCACACCTAATGAAATAATGACAAAAATGATAACACCGCAACAATTAACTTTGGAAATGAAAGAAAAGGGCGAAATTTTAAAACGCCTTGCTTTTAAATTTACCAAAGATCCCGAAGAGATTCAGGAACTCGTTCAACAAACATTTGTACTTTCATTAAAGTGTGCCGACAATTACATTAACAACCCTAAGCTAGTTGCGTGGTTATATGTAATAATGAAAAACTCGTACATCAATACCTATCGAAATAATCGGAAAAGGATAAAGTTCGAAAAATATCAATCGTCGAACTACAGAAATGAAGGTTGCACGGAGCCCTCATCCATTAACGAAGCTGGGTATAAATTTCTTTTCAGTGACGTGAAATCACTATTGCAGAAGTATCCACCCTGTTACTATAGTCTCTTCCAAAGCTACATTGAGGGCTACAAATATAGGGAGCTTGCAGATAAATATGGATTGCCAGAAGGAACTGTAAAAACCAGAATCTATCATATGCGTAAACTGTTACAAAAAAATTTGGATAAAAAACTTTATACAGCCTAGAAGACCAAAGGCTATCTATTAAAGTACTACCTTCATAGCTAACGAGGAAGTACTCATTTATCCTCTCCATCTTGTGGCTTTTACTTCAACCCTTTACGCTTCACTTATGCGTAAGATAGTTTTGAAGTGATA
Coding sequences within it:
- a CDS encoding sensor histidine kinase, which encodes MESNQNLNEELENYFNNTIIPQLFVDAQLILRKFTPPAMTQFSLDPDFIGKPIQQIKDHFRFPTLIDNIKMVIQSGEILEKEIQTNDFEWYQMNILPYYVRRENRTNGVIVTFVNITSRIRDLREQENMVAEYQMLLDTIAHDIKNPISALQLSLQALEQQSGSTGRETLLLKNMFGSITAIKKVVEDLTLEHWNRDGKQSNEELLDLGNILEDVRLALAPQIMESGAFIRQRLDAVEVKFVRRKLRSVLYNLLANAINYTATDVRPEIEISSYSTDSLFIIVISDNGIGISQKDQGSIFEKFQRLNPEKEGSGVGLYLVNGIIMSAGGKIHLESAPGKGSVFKICLKQQQAVH
- a CDS encoding RNA polymerase sigma factor; this encodes MKEKGEILKRLAFKFTKDPEEIQELVQQTFVLSLKCADNYINNPKLVAWLYVIMKNSYINTYRNNRKRIKFEKYQSSNYRNEGCTEPSSINEAGYKFLFSDVKSLLQKYPPCYYSLFQSYIEGYKYRELADKYGLPEGTVKTRIYHMRKLLQKNLDKKLYTA
- a CDS encoding DUF4142 domain-containing protein; its protein translation is MRNSIYTLVAAVLIGLSSCGNNSHKVEGDSDSINEPKEALLPADGHSLNSDTLISDTAFVRAAAQSGMAEVIFGKLALEVSEDARIKEFADMMVKDHGKANSELSAIASSNNITVPDELDAAHTAKLTALRSKKGIEFDRSYAEAMIEGHEKTRDLLEKARDGVQDEKLKGFAQKTLPTVLHHLEFINTIKSEMK
- a CDS encoding manganese catalase family protein; protein product: MFYHVQSLINPIVDDQPDPSAANILQEGLGGQFGEMRTMMQYLFQSFNFRGDGIPYLDLIQGIGIEEISHVELITKTISRLLDGAPEYHGGKFDAPGKDGETTMDIARNAPNPHHFIHGAQGALPVDAAGNPWSGSYVHNHGNLVLDLMDNLVLESTGRLQKCRIYQMSSNKTLRATVAFLIARDEAHEMAFAKALETLGVDWAKVLPIPKFDSSQYPEVAKLVEAGINREQYTFRLDGSQMEKIFRGSAPANDGTELVTLKEPKESYPIQPAPERPEEFAPGLDPELQKLADAFVEFKDKTLKDMEKKAGPNPRSKKK